One window from the genome of bacterium encodes:
- the atpG gene encoding ATP synthase F1 subunit gamma — MAGAGIKTINKRIRSVRSTQQITKAMKMVSAAKLRRAQDRLVSARPYSHKLAELLQRLAESGDSGHPYLERRAVHRRLVVVVTSDKGLCGAYNMNVMRVAQRAADASIAEGRPCAIYAIGRKARDYFRKRGYDVVAAHDDFAASASDDKARRVADDVVRMFTEGEADEVLLAYAAFISTLTQRPALDTLLPVAPPAGGVDAAKTAVDYIWEPGRDALFAALLPQYLRNRVYITLCEAFASEHGARMTSMSAATENAGELIEALTLKRNRERQAAITQEISEIVGGANAL, encoded by the coding sequence GTGGCCGGCGCCGGCATCAAGACGATCAACAAGCGGATCCGCTCGGTCCGCTCGACGCAGCAGATCACCAAGGCCATGAAGATGGTCTCGGCCGCCAAGCTGCGCCGCGCCCAGGACCGCCTGGTCTCGGCGCGCCCGTACTCGCACAAGCTGGCCGAGCTGCTGCAGCGCCTGGCCGAGTCGGGCGATTCCGGGCACCCGTACCTGGAGCGCCGCGCCGTGCACCGCCGCCTGGTGGTCGTGGTGACCTCGGACAAGGGCCTCTGCGGCGCCTACAACATGAACGTGATGCGCGTGGCGCAGCGGGCCGCGGACGCGTCGATTGCCGAGGGGCGTCCCTGCGCGATCTACGCCATCGGGCGCAAGGCGCGCGACTACTTCCGCAAGCGCGGCTACGACGTGGTCGCCGCGCACGACGACTTCGCCGCCAGCGCCAGCGACGACAAGGCCCGGCGCGTCGCCGACGACGTGGTGAGGATGTTCACCGAGGGCGAAGCCGACGAGGTGCTGCTGGCCTACGCGGCCTTCATCAGCACGCTGACCCAGCGCCCGGCGCTGGACACGCTGCTGCCGGTGGCGCCGCCCGCCGGCGGTGTCGACGCGGCGAAGACCGCTGTCGACTACATCTGGGAGCCCGGCCGCGACGCCCTCTTCGCCGCGCTGCTGCCCCAGTACCTGCGCAACCGCGTCTACATCACGCTGTGCGAGGCCTTCGCCAGCGAGCACGGCGCGCGCATGACCAGCATGTCGGCCGCCACCGAGAACGCCGGCGAACTGATCGAGGCCCTCACGCTCAAGCGCAACCGCGAGCGCCAGGCCGCCATCACCCAGGAGATCAGCGAGATCGTGGGCGGGGCCAACGCCCTGTAG